A single window of Nicotiana sylvestris chromosome 3, ASM39365v2, whole genome shotgun sequence DNA harbors:
- the LOC104244367 gene encoding uncharacterized protein codes for MERRFNRNLSNESRGSSKSLQKIIAESKRPSTHVPDLTDFMNDMFFGIPSPDKKTYNLKGISTDLMDDEGDFDSSTRSVSSRLTQEWLQEAKQMVASSPGRGSESPPGRLVVSPRFATSHARIADSPTEGRDPLSRSARRNRSVVGFSVEEILSKTAKHNRNKSEPLINPPSAGTSPASNVQDWFSNIFKPPNDGPTAGTTEPTSPKPNNEQQQPPLTLPPRQSNSRRTRFHTNSNASQPQSIHSPKRTFKIPATGSTDSGSHCFDDKPLSPPKNLIESSHRRSISSTTCSIPSPPRNLVESVHRRTISASTCSFDKVLGNNINNVDRDEVEEEDLKSQELNRFLKDQRDKINSIFNGELKGKAKIVLSGPSNSTSSMVAAICYAWLLENRMRANEQGGGGEADVNTIEVVVPVMNMTRRKMLKERQAACFFHLVGVDAKSLLFSDEVDLETLLLSKQLTILVVGEDILKTNGEAVSGCTVLTDNYCEDAYDLLQTPILKKLLLAGILLDTQNLSASSKVSMTRDVEAVQLLSVGSAPNYRNVLFDQLMQDPKDDSFFEAMRQSYGNSPIKSGHNYRAEQVSERNSILQENTPSSDKISKDVKNGKTNRVSPKSGKPTVSPAQALAASPAKPADASRGKNKPFFLAKWFGFGK; via the exons ATGGAGAGGAGATTCAACAGGAACCTGTCAAACGAAAGCAGAGGATCTTCAAAGAGCTTACAGAAGATAATTGCAGAGAGCAAGAGGCCGAGTACTCATGTCCCTGACTTAACTGATTTTATGAATGACATGTTCTTCGGGATACCAAGTCCTGATAAAAAAACATATAATCTGAAGGGAATAAGCACGGATTTAATGGACGATGAAGGAGATTTTGACTCGAGCACGAGGAGCGTTAGCAGCAGATTAACTCAGGAGTGGCTGCAGGAGGCTAAGCAAATGGTGGCTTCATCTCCTGGTCGTGGAAGTGAGTCGCCCCCAGGGAGGCTAGTGGTTTCCCCTAGGTTTGCAACATCTCATGCTAGAATTGCAGATTCTCCAACAGAAGGGAGAGATCCCCTCTCTAGGTCTGCTAGAAG GAATAGATCAGTGGTGGGCTTCAGTGTCGAAGAAATTCTCTCAAAAACAGCAAAACACAACCGCAACAAATCAGAGCCGTTAATTAATCCTCCTTCAGCCGGCACATCCCCTGCATCAAACGTTCAAGATTGGTTCTCCAACATCTTCAAACCTCCAAATGATGGGCCCACCGCCGGCACAACAGAGCCCACTTCTCCCAAACCCAACAATGAGCAGCAGCAACCGCCACTCACCCTCCCACCCCGCCAATCAAACAGTCGCAGGACGCGGTTCCATACAAACTCCAATGCATCTCAACCACAGTCCATTCATTCTCCAAAACGAACTTTCAAAATTCCCGCCACCGGCTCAACGGACAGTGGATCACACTGTTTTGACGACAAGCCACTTTCTCCACCCAAAAATCTCATCGAGTCTTCTCACCGGAGGTCGATTTCGTCGACAACATGCTCGATCCCTTCGCCTCCAAGGAATTTGGTAGAGTCGGTTCATCGGAGGACCATTTCCGCGTCCACCTGTTCTTTCGACAAAGTTTTGGGGAACAACATTAATAATGTGGACAGAGATGAAGTGGAGGAGGAAGATCTGAAGAGTCAAGAGTTGAATCGGTTCTTAAAGGATCAGAGAGACAAAATTAACAGCATTTTTAATGGAGAGTTGAAAGGGAAAGCCAAGATTGTGCTCTCTGGACCTTCTAACA GTACAAGCTCAATGGTGGCAGCAATTTGCTATGCTTGGTTATTGGAAAATAGGATGAGGGCTAATGAgcaaggaggaggaggagaagcaGATGTAAATACAATAGAGGTGGTTGTTCCTGTAATGAATATGACGAGAAGAAAAATGTTGAAGGAGAGGCAAGCTGCTTGTTTTTTTCACCTTGTTGGCGTTGATGCCAAATCTCTGCTCTTCTCTGATGAG GTTGATTTGGAAACACTGCTGTTGTCTAAGCAGCTAACCATCCTTGTAGTTGGGGAAGACATACTCAAAACTAACGGAGAG GCTGTATCAGGGTGCACTGTTCTTACAGACAATTACTGCGAGGATGCTTATGACCTACTTCAGACGCCTATCTTGAAAAAGCTTCTG CTTGCAGGCATACTTTTAGACACACAAAACTTAAGTGCATCTTCTAAGGTATCGATGACAAGAGATGTGGAAGCAGTTCAGCTGCTTTCAGTTGGCTCCGCCCCAAATTACAGAAATGTCCTTTTTGACCAAT TGATGCAAGATCCGAAGGACGATAGTTTCTTTGAAGCTATGAGGCAAAGTTATGGAAATTCACCCATTAAGA GTGGCCATAACTATAGGGCAGAACAGGTGTCGGAGAGGAATTCCATTCTTCAAGAAAATACACCAAGTTCAGATAAAATTTCTAAAGATGTGAAGAACGGGAAGACAAATAGAGTGTCACCAAAGTCAG GTAAACCTACAGTATCACCTGCACAGGCTCTTGCCGCATCACCAGCAAAACCAGCCGATGCTTCTCGTGGCAAGAACAAGCCCTTCTTCCTAGCAAAGTGGTTTGGCTTTGGGAAGTGA
- the LOC104244370 gene encoding uncharacterized protein: MMQDSIPACFSAGDKSADDHTVVTRSGQSIFMSVYRTKIADQCRLITVTWCKNLLLHGLSVSVEGSNSGDSQYTCKVELKPWYFWRKQGSKHFLVDNKPVDIYWDLKAAKFNGETEPSSEYYVAVVCDEEVILLLGDLKKDAYRKTGCRPALIEPTLVSRKEHIFGKKRFSTRVKFHDKGRMHEISIECKNRINSSGISIDGVDPEMEIRIDGKLFIHVKHLQWKFRGNESIHLNKVRIEVYWDVHDWIFNPGLRHALFIFRPVLLSTSPSSVSELSSPPFSSSTSTPLSSQTGSSGSLEGLNSSSSSDFCLFLYAWKVE, translated from the coding sequence ATGATGCAAGATTCAATCCCTGCTTGCTTTTCAGCAGGGGATAAGTCAGCAGATGATCATACTGTAGTAACCAGGTCAGGGCAAAGCATTTTTATGTCCGTTTATCGGACTAAAATTGCTGATCAATGTCGGTTAATCACAGTTACTTGGTGCAAGAACTTGTTGCTCCATGGTTTGTCAGTGTCAGTAGAAGGCTCAAACAGTGGTGATAGCCAGTATACTTGTAAGGTTGAGCTAAAGCCCTGGTATTTTTGGAGAAAACAAGGTTCAAAGCATTTTCTTGTGGACAATAAACCAGTTGACATCTACTGGGATCTTAAGGCTGCTAAATTTAACGGTGAGACGGAGCCAAGCTCAGAGTATTATGTAGCAGTGGTATGTGATGAAGAAGTTATTCTGTTGCTCGGCGATTTGAAGAAAGATGCTTATAGAAAGACAGGCTGCAGACCAGCACTGATTGAACCAACTTTAGTATCAAGAAAAGAACATATTTTTGGCAAGAAGAGGTTCTCAACAAGAGTTAAATTCCATGATAAGGGCAGAATGCATGAGATTTCTATTGAATGCAAGAACAGAATTAACAGTAGTGGAATTTCTATTGATGGGGTTGATCCAGAAATGGAGATAAGGATAGATGGGAAATTGTTCATTCATGTGAAGCATTTGCAGTGGAAATTCAGAGGGAATGAATCCATTCATCTCAACAAAGTGAGGATAGAAGTTTATTGGGATGTTCATGACTGGATTTTCAATCCTGGTTTAAggcatgctttgtttattttCAGGCCAGTTTTATTATCCACATCTCCTTCATCAGTATCAGAATTATCATCACCACCATTCTCTTCATCGACATCAACTCCGTTATCATCTCAAACAGGGAGCTCTGGATCCCTAGAGGGGTTAAATTCAAGCAGCTCATCAGATTTTTGCCTGTTTCTTTATGCTTGGAAGGTAGAATGA